One Hordeum vulgare subsp. vulgare chromosome 4H, MorexV3_pseudomolecules_assembly, whole genome shotgun sequence DNA window includes the following coding sequences:
- the LOC123449748 gene encoding F-box/LRR-repeat protein 10: protein MSSLPAPVPPEPSTSAAMSSPDPIDDPPPAPPPAMDAALPAAVVATILSRLDVRSLLLASAACRCFRSCAAHALCFLPAFHLLEVVLTHNLLRPLLPRNPALRTLRLDAARLDDAAIDCLARPGLHELTLRNCNNISGRLLRELSATCPDLRVLSLNSLADRRGLAMTFSDLKALLDGCSSLETLCLALDFSKFANPNFSHVWSSASEGLSSLEMGFIPLEMLLTLLAVTIESQQLIGYVKAPVFFPSLRKLCLKVEFITDRLIGSISTALPSLTHLDLQDSPIMEPESETDLTVAGLQQLNPKGKLKHLSLIRSQEFTYASFRRVNDLGILLMSEKCSNLESICLGGFSGVTDTGIRAIIHSCSGLHKLKVTNNKCLTDLVFHDIVATSLCLTHVSLRRCTLLTDVGIERLSFNKGLNVLDLKNCKSLGDEAVRALSCLSKLRRLVLDGTLITNQAMEYLGTGVCPLASLSLRGCYKLTNDCIPLLFAGSVKESLRALDLSGILSLTDDAIMMIARTRTPLTQLRLRENTEIGDASVMALASMQFNGETSGSTLQLLDLYDCSRITVLAMRWFKKPLFPRLRWLGLRGSLNRIMVDALVKTRPFLRLACGGEELGTPYRDTSGDWCRHEDDDSEDLEPWQLDGEPVSDAETISEE, encoded by the exons ATGTCCTCTCTCCCAGCACCAGTACCACCCGAGCCATCCACCAGTGCTGCCATGTCCTCGCCAGATCCGATCGACGACCCgccccccgcgccgccgccggcgaTGGACGCCGCGCTCCCGGCCGCCGTCGTCGCCACCATCCTCTCCCGCCTCGACGTCCGCTCCCTCCTCCTCGCCTCCGCCGCGTGCCGCTGCTTCCGCTCCTGCGCCGCCCACGCCCTCTGCTTCCTCCCCGCCTTCCACCTCCTC GAGGTGGTGCTGACGCACAATCTGCTCCGCCCGCTGCTGCCGCGCAACCCGGCCCTGCGGACCCTCCGGCTGGACGCCGCGCGGCTCGACGACGCCGCCATCGACTGCCTCGCCCGCCCCGGCCTGCACGAGCTCACCCTCCGCAACTGCAACAACATCAGCGGCCGCCTGCTCCGCGAGCTCAGCGCCACCTGCCCGGATCTCAG GGTGCTGTCTCTGAACTCACTTGCTGACCGGAGGGGCTTGGCCATGACATTCTCTGATCTGAAGGCGTTGCTCGATGGATGTTCCAGTTTGGAG ACTCTTTGCTTGGCACTTGATTTCTCAAAGTTCGCTAACCCCAATTTCAGCCATGTGTGGTCATCTGCTTCTGAAGGCCTGTCCTCTCTTGAAATGGGTTTTATTCCATTGGAAATGTTACTTACACTTCTGGCTGTGACTATCGAGTCGCAACAACTCATTGGTTATGTCAAGGCACCTGTCTTTTTTCCTAGCCTTCGGAAATTGTGCCTCAAAGTTGAATTCATTACCGACCGTTTGATTGGGTCCATATCAACAGCACTTCCATCATTGACACATCTGGACCTTCAGGATTCACCAATTATGGAACCTGAATCTGAAACAGATCTCACAGTTGCTGGTCTTCAGCAGCTCAATCCGAAGGGTAAGTTGAAGCACTTATCTCTCATTAGAAGCCAGGAGTTCACATACGCGTCTTTCCGTCGTGTGAACGATCTGGGAATTCTGCTAATGTCTGAAAAATGCTCAAATCTGGAGAGCATCTGTCTTGGTGGTTTCTCCGGTGTAACAGACACCGGGATTAGGGCTATCATCCACTCCTGTTCAGGTCTTCATAAGCTTAAGGTGACTAATAATAAATGTCTCACTGATCTTGTTTTCCATGACATTGTTGCCACCTCCCTTTGCCTAACACATGTGAGTCTGAGACGGTGTACTCTACTAACTGATGTTGGAATTGAGAGGCTGTCATTCAACAAGGGTCTCAATGTTTTGGATCTAAAAAATTGCAAGAGTCTGGGTGATGAAGCTGTAAGAGCTCTGAGCTGCCTTTCCAAGCTTCGGAGATTGGTGTTGGATGGAACCCTGATCACTAATCAAGCAATGGAGTATCTGGGCACTGGAGTATGCCCGCTGGCTTCATTATCTCTGAGGGGCTGCTATAAGCTAACAAATGATTGCATACCCTTGCTGTTTGCTGGTTCTGTTAAAGAGAGCCTACGTGCGTTGGATCTCTCAGGAATCTTAAGTCTCACTGATGACGCTATCATGATGATAGCACGGACCCGAACTCCTCTTACCCAGCTCCGGTTACGAGAGAATACAGAAATAGGGGATGCTTCTGTGATGGCCCTTGCATCCATGCAATTCAATGGTGAAACCTCCGGCAGCACCTTGCAGCTGCTGGATCTTTACGACTGCAGCAGGATCACGGTGCTTGCGATGCGGTGGTTTAAGAAACCATTGTTCCCAAGACTGCGATGGCTCGGGCTAAGAGGCAGCTTGAACAGGATCATGGTTGACGCCCTAGTTAAAACCCGTCCTTTCTTGCGTCTGGCATGTGGCGGCGAGGAGCTGGGGACTCCATACCGGGACACATCCGGTGACTGGTGTCGCCACGAAGACGACGATTCCGAAGATCTTGAGCCCTGGCAGTTGGACGGTGAGCCAGTATCCGACGCCGAAACCATCAGCGAGGAGTAA